In a genomic window of Bradyrhizobium sp. LLZ17:
- a CDS encoding zinc ribbon domain-containing protein YjdM produces the protein MTDDTTKCPNCNSEHAYQDRDLWICPECAHEWSAADGAAAAAPQETGVRDAHGNALADGDSVIVMKDLKVKGSSSVVKGGTKVRNIRLQDATDGHNIACKIDGIGAMNLKSEFVKKA, from the coding sequence TTGACCGACGACACCACGAAATGTCCGAACTGCAATTCGGAGCACGCCTACCAGGATCGCGATCTCTGGATCTGCCCGGAATGCGCCCATGAATGGAGCGCTGCCGACGGTGCGGCAGCGGCTGCGCCGCAAGAGACCGGCGTGCGCGATGCCCACGGCAATGCACTCGCCGACGGCGACAGCGTCATCGTGATGAAGGACCTCAAGGTCAAGGGCTCGTCGTCCGTCGTGAAGGGCGGCACCAAGGTCCGCAACATCCGCCTGCAGGACGCCACCGACGGCCACAACATCGCCTGCAAGATCGACGGCATCGGCGCGATGAACCTGAAGTCGGAGTTCGTGAAGAAGGCGTAG